A part of Denitratisoma oestradiolicum genomic DNA contains:
- a CDS encoding 2-isopropylmalate synthase produces the protein MAQEHLIVFDTTLRDGEQSPGASMTREEKVRIARQLEKMRVDVIEAGFPAASNGDFEAVRAVAEAIRESTVAGLCRASEKDIARALEAIKPAQSGRIHTFIATSPIHMEKKLRMTPDEVIAAARNAVRFARNGIDNVEFSCEDAGRSELDFLCRIIEAVIKEGAGTINIPDTVGYNVPEQFAERIRLLRERIPNADKVVWSVHCHNDLGLAVANSLAAVMAGARQVECTINGLGERAGNAALEEVVMAVRTRQDIFPCDTRIDTTQIVAASKMVSGITGFPVQPNKAIVGANAFAHESGIHQDGVLKHRETYEIMRAEDVGWNANKLVLGKHSGRTAFKARLKELGMEVDSEQVLNAAFARFKELADKKHEIFDEDIHALMSEDVTTPEHEHYRLVSSRFHSETGETPQASVTLSVGNAEHHAEATGSGPVDAAFKAIESIVRSGADLLLYSVNAITTGTDAQGEVTVRLSKAGRIVNGQGADTDIVVASVRAYINAMNKLSSEPQRLSPQGDV, from the coding sequence ATGGCCCAAGAACACTTGATCGTATTTGACACCACCTTGCGCGACGGCGAGCAGAGCCCTGGCGCTTCAATGACCCGGGAAGAAAAAGTGCGCATCGCCCGGCAACTGGAGAAAATGCGCGTCGATGTGATCGAGGCCGGTTTCCCGGCCGCTTCCAATGGTGATTTCGAGGCCGTCCGCGCCGTGGCCGAGGCCATCCGCGAATCTACTGTGGCCGGCCTGTGCCGGGCCTCGGAGAAGGACATCGCACGGGCTCTGGAAGCGATCAAGCCGGCCCAGTCCGGCCGCATCCACACCTTCATCGCCACCAGCCCCATCCACATGGAAAAGAAGCTGCGCATGACGCCCGACGAGGTCATCGCCGCTGCCCGCAACGCGGTGCGCTTTGCCCGCAACGGCATCGACAACGTGGAGTTTTCCTGCGAGGACGCCGGCCGTTCCGAACTGGACTTTCTCTGTCGGATCATCGAGGCGGTGATCAAGGAAGGCGCCGGCACCATCAACATTCCCGATACCGTGGGCTACAACGTGCCGGAGCAGTTCGCCGAGCGCATCCGCCTGTTGCGGGAGCGCATCCCCAATGCCGACAAGGTGGTCTGGTCGGTCCATTGCCATAACGATCTCGGTCTCGCCGTGGCCAATTCCCTGGCTGCCGTGATGGCCGGTGCCCGCCAGGTGGAATGCACCATCAACGGCCTGGGCGAGCGGGCCGGCAATGCCGCCCTGGAGGAGGTGGTGATGGCGGTGCGCACCCGCCAGGACATCTTCCCCTGCGACACCCGCATCGACACCACCCAGATCGTCGCCGCCTCCAAGATGGTCTCCGGCATCACCGGCTTCCCGGTGCAGCCCAACAAGGCCATCGTCGGTGCCAATGCCTTCGCCCACGAATCCGGCATCCATCAGGATGGCGTGCTCAAGCACCGGGAAACCTACGAGATCATGCGGGCTGAAGACGTGGGCTGGAATGCCAACAAGCTGGTGTTGGGCAAGCACTCCGGCCGCACCGCCTTCAAGGCCCGCCTCAAGGAACTGGGCATGGAGGTGGATTCCGAGCAGGTGCTGAACGCCGCCTTCGCCCGCTTCAAGGAACTGGCCGACAAGAAGCATGAGATTTTCGACGAGGACATTCACGCCCTGATGTCCGAGGATGTGACGACGCCGGAACACGAGCATTACCGGTTGGTGTCCTCCCGCTTTCACTCCGAGACCGGGGAGACGCCCCAGGCCTCCGTCACCCTGTCCGTGGGGAATGCCGAGCACCACGCCGAAGCCACTGGCAGCGGCCCGGTGGACGCGGCCTTCAAGGCCATCGAGAGCATCGTGCGCAGCGGTGCCGATCTGCTGTTGTATTCGGTGAATGCCATCACCACCGGCACCGATGCTCAGGGCGAGGTAACGGTGCGCCTATCCAAGGCCGGCCGCATCGTCAATGGCCAGGGGGCGGATACGGACATCGTGGTGGCTTCGGTGCGGGCCTACATCAACGCCATGAACAAGCTCAGTTCCGAGCCCCAGCGGCTCAGTCCCCAGGGAGACGTTTGA
- a CDS encoding DUF2069 domain-containing protein — protein sequence MNRPHLLNRLAGISLMLLILHGLAWELWLAPLRPGGSLLALKVLPLLLPLAGILRGRRYTHQWASMLILAYFTEGVVRATSDPGAETRAMAAVEVALTLAFFFSAIFYARFGSEIKRLPGD from the coding sequence ATGAATCGACCCCACTTGCTCAATCGGCTGGCCGGCATCAGCCTGATGCTGCTGATCCTCCATGGCCTGGCCTGGGAACTCTGGCTTGCGCCCCTGCGTCCGGGCGGCAGCCTCCTGGCCCTCAAGGTCCTGCCCCTGCTGCTGCCCCTGGCCGGCATCCTGCGGGGCCGGCGCTACACCCACCAGTGGGCTTCGATGCTGATCCTGGCCTATTTCACCGAGGGCGTGGTGCGGGCCACCAGCGACCCGGGCGCAGAGACCCGGGCGATGGCGGCCGTGGAAGTCGCCCTCACCCTGGCCTTTTTCTTCAGCGCGATCTTCTACGCCCGCTTCGGCAGCGAAATCAAACGTCTCCCTGGGGACTGA
- a CDS encoding YihY family inner membrane protein, whose amino-acid sequence MLPFRVLRRFRAERCTQTAAALSFATLLGLVPMVAVAAAILSRLPLADSLALAMQKFLLANLLPEKAGGIIAKYMGQFAVKAQRMTWVGVSGLGLTAILQMLTIEHAFNNIWAVKESRPVWRRLLMHGLALLLGPIVFGGSIVATTYLASVSLGLVSEWQAATAGVLRGLSFCFVAFAFALLYWQVPNRVVSREHALLGGVLAASGFAALQWLFATYISSFAGYRLVYGAFAAVPVFLLWLHLSWSVILLGALTTAELGISQGRR is encoded by the coding sequence ATGTTGCCATTCCGCGTCTTGCGGCGCTTCCGCGCCGAACGCTGCACCCAGACCGCCGCCGCCCTGTCCTTTGCCACCCTGTTGGGCCTGGTGCCCATGGTGGCCGTGGCGGCGGCCATTCTTTCCCGCCTGCCCCTGGCCGACAGCCTGGCCCTGGCCATGCAGAAATTCCTGCTGGCCAATCTGCTGCCGGAAAAGGCCGGAGGCATCATCGCCAAGTACATGGGCCAGTTCGCCGTCAAGGCCCAGCGCATGACCTGGGTGGGGGTGTCCGGCCTGGGACTGACGGCCATTCTGCAAATGCTCACCATCGAGCATGCCTTCAACAACATCTGGGCGGTGAAGGAGAGTCGCCCTGTCTGGCGCCGCCTGCTGATGCATGGGCTGGCCTTGCTGCTGGGGCCTATCGTCTTCGGCGGCAGCATCGTCGCCACCACTTACCTGGCCAGTGTTTCCCTGGGCCTGGTGTCGGAGTGGCAGGCCGCCACGGCCGGTGTGCTGCGGGGGCTGTCCTTCTGTTTTGTCGCTTTCGCCTTTGCGCTGCTTTACTGGCAGGTACCCAATCGCGTTGTTTCCCGTGAGCACGCGCTGCTGGGCGGGGTGCTGGCTGCGTCGGGTTTTGCCGCCCTGCAATGGCTGTTCGCCACCTACATCAGCAGTTTTGCTGGCTACCGGCTGGTCTATGGCGCCTTTGCCGCCGTGCCGGTGTTCCTGCTTTGGCTCCATCTGTCCTGGAGCGTGATCCTGCTGGGCGCCCTGACCACGGCGGAACTCGGCATCAGCCAGGGAAGGCGCTAG
- the murI gene encoding glutamate racemase: MIGVFDSGLGGLSVLAAIARALPRARLCYLADTAHVPYGNKADAFIQGRVLAIGRHLVNQGCRLLVVACNTATAAAVHELRQQHPGISVVGVEPGVKPAAAASRSRRIAVLTTESTAHSERLARLIRTHADGVEVHVEACPGWATRVETLDLDGPAFATEITARIMPLLALGADQLVLGCTHYSFLAPTLQTLVAGRAQLVDVADAVARQVVRLAGDGAQENGALYLQATARPERLQAALPRLGLGWLADKAREPARLITVTG, from the coding sequence ATGATCGGTGTTTTCGACAGCGGCCTGGGGGGGCTATCGGTGTTGGCCGCCATTGCCCGCGCCCTGCCCCGGGCCAGGCTTTGCTATCTGGCCGATACGGCCCATGTGCCCTACGGCAACAAAGCCGATGCCTTCATCCAGGGCCGGGTCCTGGCCATCGGCCGCCATCTGGTGAATCAGGGCTGCCGCCTGCTGGTGGTGGCCTGCAATACCGCCACCGCTGCGGCGGTCCATGAACTGCGTCAGCAACATCCGGGCATTTCCGTCGTCGGTGTGGAGCCGGGCGTCAAGCCTGCGGCGGCGGCCAGCCGGAGCCGCCGCATCGCAGTATTGACCACGGAATCCACGGCCCATAGCGAACGCTTGGCGCGCCTGATTCGCACCCATGCCGATGGAGTGGAGGTCCATGTGGAAGCCTGTCCCGGCTGGGCCACCCGGGTGGAAACCCTGGATCTGGACGGCCCCGCCTTTGCCACCGAAATCACCGCCCGCATCATGCCCCTCCTCGCGTTGGGCGCCGATCAACTGGTACTGGGCTGCACCCACTATTCCTTCCTGGCACCGACCCTGCAAACCCTGGTGGCGGGCCGCGCCCAACTGGTGGATGTGGCCGATGCGGTGGCTCGTCAGGTGGTGCGTCTGGCCGGGGACGGCGCCCAGGAGAACGGTGCCCTGTATCTGCAAGCCACGGCCCGGCCAGAACGGCTCCAAGCCGCCCTGCCCCGCCTGGGCCTGGGCTGGCTGGCGGACAAGGCCCGGGAACCGGCCCGGCTGATAACTGTCACCGGCTAG
- a CDS encoding RidA family protein, producing MTFKTNSTMTIERRGTTARYSDLVAHAGTLYLVEVPTSLEADIATQTREVLASIETQLTAAGSNKSRLLLVTIYLRNMADYDAMNAIWDAWLPSGTAPVRACIEARLVHPGYGVEMVVTAAR from the coding sequence ATGACATTTAAGACCAATTCCACGATGACCATCGAACGCCGAGGCACCACCGCCCGATATTCGGATCTCGTCGCCCACGCCGGCACCCTCTACCTGGTGGAGGTACCCACCTCTCTGGAGGCGGATATCGCCACCCAGACCCGGGAAGTCCTGGCCAGCATCGAGACCCAGCTCACAGCCGCCGGCAGCAACAAGTCCCGGCTCCTGCTGGTGACCATTTACCTCAGGAACATGGCCGATTACGATGCCATGAATGCGATCTGGGATGCCTGGCTGCCATCCGGCACCGCGCCGGTTCGAGCCTGTATCGAGGCCCGCCTGGTCCATCCGGGCTATGGGGTCGAAATGGTGGTCACCGCCGCCCGATGA
- a CDS encoding fumarate hydratase produces the protein MTAIKQEDLIQSVADAFQYISYYHPLDYIKALGEAYEREESPAAKDAIAQILTNSRMSAEGHRPICQDTGIGMVFIKVGMQVTWPDATMSIQQMIDEGVRRAYGDKENPLRASVLADPAGSRKNTKDNTPAVVHFEIVPGHHVEVICAAKGGGSEAKAKFAMLNPSDDLVEWILKTVPTMGAGWCPPGILGVGIGGTPEKAMLLAKESIMAPVDIHELKARGAKTRAEELRLELYEKVNALGIGAQGLGGLTTVLDVKVLDYPCHAANLPVALVPNCAATRHCHFHLDGSGPAKLEPPKLSDWPAVTWTPDTQSATSVNLDTLTKEQVASWKPGQKLLLNGKMLTGRDAAHKRIADMLAAGEKLPVDFTNRVIYYVGPVDPVGDEVVGPAGPTTATRMDKFTRMMLEKTGLISMIGKSERGPVAIEAIKDNKSAYLMAVGGAAYLVAKAIKSAKVVGFADLGMEAIYEFDVKDMPVTVAVDSSGTSVHETGPKEWRVRIGKIPVSA, from the coding sequence ATGACCGCCATCAAACAGGAAGACCTGATCCAGTCCGTCGCCGACGCCTTCCAGTACATCAGCTATTACCATCCCCTCGACTACATCAAGGCCCTGGGCGAGGCCTACGAGCGGGAAGAGTCTCCCGCCGCCAAGGACGCCATCGCCCAGATCCTGACCAACAGCCGCATGAGCGCGGAAGGCCACCGCCCCATCTGCCAGGATACAGGCATCGGCATGGTGTTCATCAAGGTGGGCATGCAGGTCACCTGGCCCGACGCCACCATGAGCATCCAGCAGATGATCGATGAAGGCGTGCGTCGCGCCTATGGCGACAAGGAGAATCCCCTGCGCGCCTCGGTACTGGCCGACCCGGCCGGCAGTCGCAAGAACACCAAGGACAACACCCCCGCTGTGGTGCATTTCGAGATCGTCCCCGGCCATCACGTGGAAGTGATCTGCGCCGCGAAGGGCGGCGGCTCCGAGGCCAAGGCCAAGTTCGCCATGCTCAATCCCTCCGACGATCTGGTGGAGTGGATTCTGAAAACCGTGCCCACCATGGGCGCCGGCTGGTGCCCTCCCGGCATTCTCGGGGTCGGCATCGGCGGCACGCCGGAAAAGGCCATGCTGCTGGCCAAGGAGTCGATCATGGCGCCGGTGGACATCCATGAGCTGAAGGCACGTGGCGCCAAGACCCGGGCCGAGGAGCTGCGCCTGGAACTGTACGAGAAGGTCAATGCCCTCGGTATCGGCGCCCAGGGCCTGGGCGGCCTGACCACGGTGCTGGACGTGAAGGTGCTGGACTACCCCTGCCACGCCGCCAACCTGCCGGTGGCCCTGGTGCCCAACTGCGCCGCCACCCGCCACTGCCACTTCCATCTGGACGGCTCCGGCCCCGCCAAGCTGGAGCCGCCCAAACTCAGCGACTGGCCGGCCGTGACCTGGACGCCGGACACCCAGTCCGCCACCAGCGTGAACCTGGACACCCTGACCAAGGAACAGGTCGCTTCCTGGAAGCCCGGCCAGAAGCTGCTGCTCAACGGCAAGATGCTCACCGGCCGCGACGCCGCCCACAAGCGCATCGCCGACATGCTGGCCGCCGGCGAGAAGCTGCCCGTGGACTTCACCAACCGCGTCATCTATTACGTGGGCCCGGTGGATCCCGTGGGCGACGAGGTGGTGGGCCCCGCCGGCCCCACCACGGCCACCCGCATGGACAAGTTCACCCGCATGATGCTGGAAAAGACCGGCCTGATTTCCATGATCGGCAAGTCCGAGCGGGGGCCTGTGGCCATCGAAGCCATCAAGGACAACAAGTCGGCCTATCTGATGGCCGTGGGGGGCGCCGCCTACCTGGTGGCCAAGGCCATCAAGAGCGCCAAGGTGGTGGGCTTCGCAGATCTGGGGATGGAGGCCATCTACGAATTCGACGTGAAGGACATGCCCGTCACCGTGGCGGTGGATTCCTCCGGCACCTCGGTGCACGAGACCGGCCCCAAGGAATGGCGCGTCAGGATCGGCAAGATCCCGGTTAGCGCCTGA
- a CDS encoding TIGR00645 family protein: MQKTVRTMEAFIFWSRWLQAPLYIGLIAAQGVYVYQFMHELAHLISKTGSLSENEVMLIVLGLIDVVMIANLLIMVIIGGYETFVSRLDLEGHPDQPEWLSHVNAGVLKVKLAVALISISSIHLLRTFINAAQTEDRVVIAQIAIHASFLISAIAIAYTDKLMMQTMQAGKQHH; encoded by the coding sequence ATGCAAAAGACCGTCAGGACAATGGAAGCTTTCATTTTCTGGAGCCGCTGGCTCCAGGCCCCCCTTTATATCGGCCTGATCGCCGCCCAGGGTGTTTATGTATACCAGTTCATGCACGAATTGGCACACCTGATCTCCAAGACCGGCAGCCTGAGCGAAAACGAAGTCATGCTGATCGTGCTGGGCCTGATCGACGTGGTGATGATTGCCAATCTGCTGATCATGGTCATTATTGGCGGCTATGAAACCTTCGTCTCCCGCCTGGATCTGGAAGGCCATCCGGACCAGCCCGAATGGCTCTCCCACGTCAATGCGGGCGTGCTCAAGGTCAAGCTGGCGGTGGCCCTGATCAGCATTTCCTCAATCCACCTGTTGCGCACCTTCATCAATGCGGCACAGACCGAGGACAGAGTAGTGATCGCCCAGATCGCGATCCATGCCTCTTTCCTGATCTCTGCCATCGCCATTGCCTACACCGACAAGCTGATGATGCAGACCATGCAGGCCGGCAAGCAACACCATTAA
- the acs gene encoding acetate--CoA ligase, which produces MSNRIESVLQENRVFPPSEAVRAKAAISGMEAYQSLCQEAEGNYEAYWARLAREHLVWQQPFSQTLDESEAPFYKWFADGKLNVSYNCLDLNVQAGLGDKVAIIFEADNGQVSRVTYKELLARTCRFANALKAQGIRKGDRVIIYLPMSVEGVVAMQACARIGAIHSVVFGGFSAKSLEERILDAGAVAVITADEQCRGGKAIPLKPAVDEGIALAAAAPGGCPAKSVIVYKRTGGACAMEAGRDLWWHELEAAQSDVCEPEWVEAEHPLFLLYTSGSTGKPKGVQHSSAGYLLHAKLTTLWTFDVKPDDVFWCTADIGWVTGHTYITYGPLACGATEIVFEGVPTYPDAGRFWKMIQDHKVNIFYTAPTAIRSLIKAGEVTPATHPRNYDLSSLRILGSVGEPINPEAWMWYYQNVGGARCPIVDTFWQTETGGHMITPLPGVTPLVPGSCTLPFPGIMAAIVDEAGHDVEWGKGGFLVVKKPWPSMIRTIWGDPERFKKSYYPEDLGGRLYLAGDGAVRDAKTGYFTIMGRIDDVLNVSGHRLGTMEVESALVANSIVAEAAVVGRPDDVTGEAICAFVVLKQARPYGDDAKRIAEELRNWVAKEIGPIAKPRDIRFGENLPKTRSGKIMRRLLRSLAKGEDITQDVSTLENPAILEQLKEAA; this is translated from the coding sequence ATGAGCAACCGTATCGAATCGGTACTTCAGGAAAACCGCGTATTTCCCCCGTCGGAGGCCGTGCGGGCCAAGGCCGCCATCTCGGGCATGGAGGCTTATCAGTCCCTGTGCCAGGAAGCTGAAGGAAACTACGAGGCTTACTGGGCGCGACTGGCCCGGGAACACCTGGTTTGGCAGCAACCCTTCAGCCAGACCCTCGATGAGTCCGAAGCGCCCTTCTACAAGTGGTTCGCCGACGGCAAGCTCAACGTCTCCTACAACTGCCTGGACCTGAACGTACAGGCCGGTCTGGGCGACAAGGTTGCCATCATCTTCGAAGCTGACAACGGACAGGTGAGCCGGGTCACCTACAAGGAACTCCTGGCCCGCACTTGCCGCTTTGCCAACGCCCTGAAAGCCCAGGGCATCAGAAAGGGCGACCGGGTCATCATCTACCTGCCCATGTCCGTCGAAGGCGTTGTCGCCATGCAGGCCTGCGCCCGCATCGGCGCCATCCATTCGGTGGTGTTCGGCGGTTTCTCCGCCAAGTCCCTGGAGGAGCGCATCCTCGACGCCGGCGCCGTGGCGGTGATCACCGCCGACGAGCAATGCCGGGGCGGCAAGGCCATCCCCCTCAAGCCCGCCGTCGATGAAGGTATCGCCCTGGCCGCCGCCGCTCCTGGCGGCTGTCCGGCAAAGAGCGTGATCGTCTACAAGCGCACCGGCGGCGCCTGCGCCATGGAAGCCGGGCGGGATCTGTGGTGGCATGAACTGGAAGCGGCCCAGTCCGACGTCTGCGAACCGGAATGGGTTGAGGCCGAGCATCCCCTGTTCCTGCTCTACACCTCCGGTTCCACCGGCAAGCCCAAGGGTGTGCAACACAGCTCCGCCGGCTATCTGCTCCATGCCAAGCTGACCACCCTGTGGACCTTCGATGTGAAGCCCGATGACGTGTTCTGGTGCACCGCCGACATCGGCTGGGTCACCGGCCACACCTACATCACCTATGGCCCCCTGGCCTGCGGCGCCACGGAGATCGTCTTCGAGGGCGTGCCCACCTACCCGGACGCCGGGCGCTTCTGGAAAATGATCCAGGACCACAAGGTCAATATCTTCTACACCGCGCCCACGGCCATTCGTTCCCTGATCAAGGCCGGCGAGGTCACTCCCGCCACCCATCCGCGCAACTACGACCTGTCCTCCCTGCGCATCCTGGGTTCCGTGGGGGAACCCATCAACCCCGAGGCCTGGATGTGGTACTACCAGAATGTCGGTGGCGCCCGCTGTCCCATCGTGGATACCTTCTGGCAGACCGAAACCGGCGGCCACATGATCACCCCGCTGCCCGGCGTGACCCCCCTGGTGCCGGGCTCCTGCACCCTGCCGTTCCCCGGCATCATGGCGGCCATCGTGGACGAGGCCGGCCATGACGTGGAGTGGGGCAAGGGCGGCTTCCTGGTGGTGAAAAAACCCTGGCCTTCCATGATCCGCACCATCTGGGGCGATCCAGAGCGCTTCAAGAAGTCCTACTATCCGGAAGACCTGGGCGGCCGGCTCTACCTGGCTGGCGACGGCGCGGTGCGCGATGCCAAGACCGGCTACTTCACCATCATGGGCCGCATCGACGATGTGCTGAACGTGTCCGGCCATCGCCTGGGCACCATGGAAGTGGAATCGGCCCTGGTGGCCAATTCCATCGTGGCCGAGGCCGCCGTGGTGGGTCGTCCCGACGACGTGACGGGCGAGGCTATCTGCGCCTTCGTGGTGCTGAAGCAGGCCCGCCCCTATGGTGATGATGCCAAGCGGATAGCCGAGGAATTGCGCAACTGGGTCGCCAAGGAAATCGGTCCCATCGCCAAGCCCCGTGACATCCGCTTCGGCGAGAACCTGCCCAAGACCCGCTCCGGCAAGATCATGCGGCGCCTGCTGCGTTCCCTGGCCAAGGGCGAGGACATCACCCAGGACGTGTCCACCCTGGAAAATCCGGCCATCCTGGAGCAGCTCAAAGAGGCCGCCTGA
- a CDS encoding spermine/spermidine synthase domain-containing protein: MSSATPWIEIPSPFDSHGGQVLMLEPPWANEGELRAQLLDETYSKPFVIDDGERRYLHFDGRLIQSAMSLAAPNDLELRYTQKMMSFLLFRSRPRRLLLIGLGGGSLVKFCHCRLPATQLTVLENNPDVIALREAFLVPPDSPMLQVLEADGAEYLARTEKGIDALLVDAFDRNGFAPSLANREFFEQAHAKLAGGGILVVNLAGDEKTYAGLIGEAMQVFDDQVIVFPVREDDNHVLLAFRDPMFEPNWRRLRAFARELRAKYGLDFPNFLEKIERSARLGLARREAERGY, from the coding sequence ATGTCCTCTGCTACTCCCTGGATTGAAATACCCAGCCCCTTCGATTCCCACGGGGGGCAGGTGCTGATGCTGGAGCCGCCCTGGGCCAACGAAGGAGAGTTGCGGGCGCAGTTGCTGGACGAGACTTATTCCAAGCCTTTTGTCATCGATGATGGCGAGCGCCGTTATCTGCATTTCGACGGGCGGCTGATCCAGAGCGCCATGAGCCTGGCCGCGCCCAACGACCTGGAACTGCGCTACACCCAGAAAATGATGTCCTTCCTGCTGTTCCGCTCCAGGCCAAGGCGTCTTCTGTTGATCGGCCTCGGTGGTGGCTCCCTGGTCAAGTTCTGCCACTGTCGGTTGCCAGCCACGCAACTGACGGTGCTGGAAAACAATCCCGACGTGATCGCCTTGCGGGAGGCATTTCTGGTTCCGCCTGACAGTCCGATGCTCCAGGTGCTGGAGGCCGATGGCGCGGAATATCTGGCGAGGACGGAAAAGGGAATCGATGCGTTGCTGGTGGATGCCTTCGACAGAAACGGCTTTGCCCCCAGTCTCGCCAATCGGGAATTCTTCGAGCAGGCTCACGCCAAGCTGGCGGGCGGCGGCATATTGGTGGTGAATCTGGCGGGGGACGAAAAGACCTACGCGGGGCTCATCGGGGAGGCCATGCAGGTCTTTGACGATCAGGTCATCGTGTTCCCGGTGAGGGAGGACGACAACCATGTGCTGCTGGCCTTCAGGGATCCCATGTTCGAGCCCAACTGGCGCCGGCTGCGGGCTTTTGCCAGGGAATTGCGTGCCAAGTACGGACTGGACTTTCCCAACTTCCTGGAAAAGATCGAGCGTTCGGCAAGGCTCGGCCTGGCTCGCCGCGAAGCGGAACGCGGCTACTGA